GAGCATGGAACAAACAACAACTACTTTAACCATTTAATGGAGCGCCGCGGTTATATTCTCCACACCGCGAACGGCCGCTACTCCGATAAGCCTCTTTCCACGAGACCTACGTTCTATGGAAAGACCGACTGGGGCCGCATGAATTATCGTATCACCACGAGGCCGGACGTAACCAACAGTATCCATGAGGTTACTTACCTTCCGTCCGAGCTTCCCCCGGGATTCGGAACAGGCCACCGCTTCCAGCTGAATCCGGCAAGTATCCGCACCGCAACGGGTGCTGATATCCGCTCCTGGTACCTGAACGGCACACCGTTCGACTACATGGGCGGCCAGATTCCGGCTAAGGAAGTAGTAGGTATCATCAGCTTCACCTTCAACCTCATCATCCCGCCGGCTAAGACCATCTGGACGAAGACGGTTGAAAGGACAGAGGCTGACTTTGGCTCGATCATGTACTCGACTCCGTTCAAGTACACGATGCGCCATCGCTTCCTGCTTCCACAGTATTCACAGGGCTAATTTATCGGTCCCGTGCAAGCTGGAAAGTAAAGACGTCAATCAGAGCAGGGTCCCCTCACCCGAGGGGGTCCTGCTTTTTTATTCTTTTTGACGTTCTATATACAGAGCCGGATTCTGTGGGGATCCTATTTGTCGTCATGCTGAACTTGTTTCAGCATCTCGTTTTTTAAGTCCGTTCATCCTGAGCCTGCCGAAGGACGTTGGCGGGTAAATAAAAACAAGCCCTCCTACACTTGCGAGCTCTCACCTTCCTTGATTTTCGAAGAAAATATATAGAATTTCTTTCTGTCCCTGCGGGACCTGTTCCCGTCGTAGCGTCTCAGGGCCTCCCAGAGCTTCTCCCAGCTGAGCTCGCCGAGAGTCGTGTATATTTCCCTTCCCCGCCGCTCGTCTTTAACGGACATAGTGAAGCTGACCATCCGTAATTCCTCCGTCTGGATGAATGTTTAAAATAAATTGTCTGCTGGGACTCCTCCGACCCGGAACCCCGGCATACACCCCCCGGTGCATCAACTGCCATCATAAATTGGGAAGGTTAAGAAAATATTTCGCGGCTGTTAAAGATCTATTAAGAGTACTCCTTTCATATTCTAATCCGTAGGAGCGGCTTTCCTGAATAGATCCTGAAATAAATTCAGGACATGGTTCAGGACAGGCCGGCCGCGATTCCTTAAATTCCCTCTTTTGGCAAAGGAGGGCTAGGGCGGATTTAATATTTTTATTAGACCCGCGGAGTAAAAAGGGTAGGGGGGTTACAGATTCAGCTCGAGCTCCTGCCCCTCGTCCGCTTCATCTTCACCGTGCGGGAATATCTTGTCGGGCAGTCCCATAATGCGCCTGAGCGATTTGATCTCCTGCGCTGCGTGCTTCTTCCTCTTTTTCATGCGCCGCGTCCTCATCCTGAGGAGTATCATCGCGTACGAGAGGTCGGTGTCGCCTATCCATCCGGTATAGTCGAGGCGCCCCTTCTCGGACATCGAATTCTGAAGAGAGCGGAACAGGCTGTATTCCTCGTCCGGTATGAAGTTATCGAGAAACGTGTAAGCGTCCTCGATGATCTCTCTCTCTTCTATATAGTCCTGGTGCAGGAGGTATATGGAGAGGGCGTGCCTTATGGTCGTCTGCGGGTAGGGGAGAAGAGATTCGGGGAGAGCGCCCGGAAGGACCTTTAGGGGCTCGGGGTTTTCCTGCTCGTTTATCAGGGAGAGCAGGTCGCCGTACTCGGAAACAATTTTTTTGGGATGAATGCTTGCGTTTTCCGTTTGCACAATAAAATCCCTGAGCCGCCGATGTACCGGAACAAAAAACCGAACGCGGCTGCCGGCGCAGCTTCCGCGCACGCTCAATTCCATTCT
The window above is part of the Thermodesulfobacteriota bacterium genome. Proteins encoded here:
- a CDS encoding acetoacetate decarboxylase family protein — translated: MGLQANEYSYPWLAEGEVPPLPLDRDRIHIISQGVADPVFDYDIIPLTYTESRWMAYVMRADLKDMKAVTPKPIDIQDDVIEFWYVIHRNTMLGPYMEMGVTFSAVVDSGDGQIYKAGYYPYMYLSNDSPIFAGKEPFGFPKKAAYIAGFEHGTNNNYFNHLMERRGYILHTANGRYSDKPLSTRPTFYGKTDWGRMNYRITTRPDVTNSIHEVTYLPSELPPGFGTGHRFQLNPASIRTATGADIRSWYLNGTPFDYMGGQIPAKEVVGIISFTFNLIIPPAKTIWTKTVERTEADFGSIMYSTPFKYTMRHRFLLPQYSQG